A genomic region of Salinibacter pepae contains the following coding sequences:
- the msrA gene encoding peptide-methionine (S)-S-oxide reductase MsrA, protein MSTLNHATLGGGCFWCLEAVYEEVDGVTEIVSGYAGGHVQAPSYRQVCSGTTGHAEVVQLTYDPSVIAYRDLLEIFFTIHNPTTKDQEGADVGPQYRSIILHHDDEQREIAEGLIERLEANGVFGDPIVTEVEPLDTFYEAADKHQDYYERNPSQPYCQSVISPKVAKLRKKHADKLQGKSTRPTS, encoded by the coding sequence GCTGCTTCTGGTGCCTGGAAGCGGTGTACGAAGAAGTGGACGGCGTCACGGAGATTGTCTCCGGCTACGCCGGCGGCCATGTCCAAGCTCCTTCGTACCGGCAGGTGTGCAGCGGCACCACCGGCCACGCCGAGGTGGTACAGCTGACCTACGATCCGTCCGTGATCGCGTACCGCGACCTGCTGGAGATTTTCTTCACGATCCACAACCCGACCACCAAGGACCAGGAGGGCGCCGACGTGGGCCCGCAGTACCGATCCATCATTCTCCACCACGACGATGAGCAGCGGGAGATTGCCGAGGGCCTCATCGAGCGTCTGGAGGCCAACGGGGTCTTCGGGGACCCGATCGTGACCGAGGTGGAGCCCCTGGACACCTTCTACGAGGCCGCGGACAAGCACCAGGACTACTACGAGCGCAACCCGTCCCAGCCCTACTGCCAGTCCGTCATCTCTCCGAAGGTCGCCAAACTCCGGAAGAAGCATGCCGACAAGTTGCAGGGGAAGAGCACCCGTCCGACCTCCTGA